The DNA segment ATTGCTGTTAACCTCTCAGCCAAACAACTCGAGCGTGGTGATATATCCTTACTCGTCACTCGAGTTCTCCAGGAAACAGAGCTCTCCTCCGAGCGATTGGAGTTGGAGCTGACTGAATCGGCTATTATGAGCAACGAACAGGCATTGGGGCATCTTGAAAAGTTGCGAGAACTTGGCGTGGAGTTGGCTGTGGATGATTTCGGCACTGGGTATTCGTCGTTGAGTTACCTGCGTCGTCTTCCAGTTCAGAAGCTCAAGATTGATCGGTCTTTCATTACCAAAGTTTCTGTTGAGCCGAGTCGGGCGGCGATTGTCAGGGCGGTGATTGCCTTAGCCAAAGCCTTGGGTTTGCGCACTATTGCCGAAGGTGTCGAGACGGATGAGGAAGCCCAGTTCTTACGGAGCGAGGGGTGTCATCAAGGCCAGGGGTATCTCTTCGGTCGTCCTCTTCCGTCGGATGAATTTCAGGCCCGGTGGGCGAAGAGTGACGCCGGAGGTGTACATGAGTAGTGGGTTCTTATCATTGCCGGCTTTGAATTGATTCTGGTTAGGTCTGAGGCGTATCTTTCAAGTAGGTATTGAGAGGTGTTTAATCAGACAGGAGATTTTTGTGCTGTAGGGAAAGAGTTATTGTTTTTATAGGGAAAATTATTATGAGAAAACTTACTCGACGTGATTTGTTGCAGGCAGCGGCACTGTCATCGGTAGGATACCTTGCCGGTTGCGCTGTTAATCCTGTCTCTGGGCAGTCCCAGTTGATGCTACTCTCAGAAGGACAGGAGGTCGATATTGACCGGCAGAAAAGTCCGTATCAGTTTTCGGAGGATTACGGTGTTGTTCAGGATCAGAGGCTGAACAGTTATCTGAACGAGACTGGTCGCCGGATAGCCGCTCAGACTCATCGTCCCCGTATGCCTTATTCGTTCAGGGCGGTTAATGCTGTCTATGTCAATGCCTATGCATTTCCCGGAGGCAGTATCGCTCTGACCCGGGGGATTCTGCTCAAACTTGATAATGAGGCGCAATTAGCCGCTCTTTTGGGCCACGAACTGGGACATGTCAGTGCCCGACATACAGCGCAGCAGATGTCGAAGGGTACTTTGATTCAGGCATTGAGCGGCGGGGTCGCCGCTGTGGCTGGGGGGGCATACACCGGCCTCGGTGAGGTTGCCTCTCAATTGGGGTCTTTGGGGGCAGGGGCATTGCTCGCATCGTATAGCCGAGATAATGAACGAGAGGCCGACGCACTGGGGCTTGAGTATATGGTTCGGGCTGGATATGGCCCGGAAGGTATTCTTGGCCTTATGGATATGTTGAATCGCGAATCGAAGCGTGATCCCTCAGCCCTTGAGTTGATGTTTTCAACTCACCCCATGAGCCGGGAGCGTTATGATGCCGCCAAGCGTGCTATTGATACCCGTTATCGTCAGGCCTTGAATCTGCCTCAGTTCCGGGAGCGGTACCTGGATAATACAGCCAAGCTTCGGGGGCAGAAGGTCGGTATCGAGGCCATAGAGCGGGGCGTGAGCGCCTTGGCTAAGAAGGATTTGAAGGGCGCTGAGGGGCATTTAAACGAGGCCCTCCGTCTGTTGCCGGATGACTATGCCGCACTGGTTGTGATGGCCAAGATTCAACTGGTCGCCAAGAAAGATTCCCAGGCGGTGGTGTTTGCCGAGAGAGCCAAGAGGGGGTATCCGCAGGAAGCTCAAGGGTACTATGTAAGCGGTTTGGGCAACCTGCGGCAGAAGCATTTTGATGGGGCGTATAATGATTTCTCCCAGCACCAAAGGCTCCTTGCCGGAAATCCGAATACAACATTTTACTTGGGTTTATCTGCAGAGGGGATGGGTCGCCGTGATGAGGCAGTTCGTCACTATTCATCCTATCTTCAGACTGTCAAGCAGGGGGAACAGGCCCAGTACGCTTACCAGCGACTTACGGAATGGGGATATGTTAAAAAGTGACGATGACGCGTGTCTTCTAAGTTACCAGAGGGATTAGTGTCAGCATTATGTTGTTGATCCTATGTCGTGGCAAGGTTCATTCCGGCAATGGTTGATCTCGATGGTGACATGCTCGAGTTCGGGAAAGCCGTCTAACAAGTTTCTGTAGTGATCCGGAGGCTTTGGGGCGTGGGTGACGATCGAGAGGATGGCGGCGAAATGGTGGGATCCGATCGGCCATACATGAAAATCGGTAATGCGGTTGTCATCGACAGCCTCAATGGTGGCGCGGATGGCTGTCAGGGTTTTTTGAGGAAGTCCTTGGTCGAGGAGAATGACGCTGGTATCCCGCAATAGACCGTTGGCCCAGTGTAGGATTACTATCGCGCCGACAATGCCCATGCACGGGTCCATCCAGTTCCAGCCAAGCGCCTTGCCGGAAAGAAGAGCGACGATAGCAAGCACTGAGGTGAGAGCGTCGGCCATGACATGCATATAGGCGGCCTTCAGGTTGTGGTCATGGTGGGTGGTATGCTCGTGCTCATGGTGGTGATGATGACCCTGCAGCAGATGGGCGCTGAGCAGATTGACGATAAGTCCAACGAGTGCCACGCCGATGGCCTCATTGAAACGGATTGGCTCTGGGGTGAGTAGTCGCTGGATTGATTCGAACACCATCGCCAGAGCGACGATGGCAAGCACTATCGCACTGGTGTATCCGCCGAGCACCCCTACCTTGCCTGTTCCAAAACTGAAGCTCGGGTTGTCCGCATGTTTGCGAGCGTAGTAAAAGGCAAAGGCGGTAATGCCGAGTGCTACCGCATGGGTTCCCATGTGCCAGCCATCCGCCAGGAGCGCCATCGAACCGAAGGTGATTCCAGCGCCGATCTCAATAACCATCATGACGACGGTGAGCAGAATGACCTGTTTGGTGCGGCGCTCACCGAGTCCGTCATCGATTCTGAAGTCGTGGGAGTGTTTCCACTTACATAGATTGTAGATATGCATTTTTCTGTACCTGGAGCCCCCCGCCCAGAGGGATAACTGTCCTCGGGGCGGGAGCTGAATGGGATGGTGTTGTCTTAAATGTGAAGTAAGTCGTTGTTGCGAAATAATCTAATCATTTGTGATAATCGAATCGGCATCACCGACAGGGAAACATAGAAGTTCTACTCCGTTAACAGGCCTTAGCATGGCCGGAAAGTCTCAATTATTTTTTCATGCCAGGATATTTCTCTGTATCGGTAAGGGCTTTGTGAAGGTCATTCATCTCTTTTGTCGTGAGAGGAGTTCCGGCCATATTCGACCCTGGTTGGCCGAATTTAACTTTATGGGCAACTTCATATGTTTTCTGTCTGGCATATTCTCCGGCCGACAATCCACCAATGCTGATTTGGGTTCCATTAGTGCCATGGCAGGAGGCGCATGATTTTTCATATATGCTGTCGCCGTTGATGGGATCTCCTCCCTTGCCGATTTCTACAAGTTTCACTTTGGCATCGGGATAATTACCTTTGATTTCCATTGCATAGTAGTTGCGGTAGTCCTCGCCCTCTTCTTTGATGAATTTGACAAGATCCCATATTTCACGGTCATTAAATATCTTTCCATATTCAGGCATGGCATCTCCCAATTGACTATTTTTTTCTGGATCGTATTGAGCTAAGTCATAATCAAGCTGTCGAGATTGTGCTGGACTTTTGATCTTATCAAATATCTCTTGAGGAGACAGGTTTTTTGCGGCATCAAGGAGGTTGACACTGGAGACATTCGGCCTTTTTCCAGCCGTGGCTTTTCTTCCACCATAATACCCTTTGCTGCCAATTCTGTCCCAACCATGACACTGCTTGCAGCGAAAGAAGTCGGATTTGTCTTTGATGGCTGAAATATCGATAGTATGGGAGTTACTAAATTGTGGTGAAACTTCCCCCTGTGATAGAAAATTATCGTACAACAAACCTCCATTCTTGCCATCAGCTTTTTCGTACGCAGTGATGTCGGAAGCGGTTGCCTGTTGCCAGGTGATGAGTGAGAACAGGGTGACAGTGGTGGTAAGAATCTTTCGTAAGTTCATGGTTTTATCCTCTTTTGTTGAAGTAGTGGTAATTGGTTGGTTTAATTTTATTTGAATAGAGATTGAAATAACGCCCAGAATTATCCGCCCTGACGAGGGTACTTAAAATTCTACAGCGACTTGTACAGTTCCTTGATTGTTGCTGCTATAATCACTGTATTTTTGGTACAGGTATTCGATGGTGAGGTTGGTCGACTGAAAGATGTTGTATAACAGGGCAGCTCCATACTCATCCTGGGCAAGTAGCGACCCAGCTTCTTTGCTTGCTCCGTAACGTAAGGCGAATTCTGTGCCTTCAAGTACTCGGGCCGCAGCCTCGATATTCCAGGCTCCGGGGCGCAGATTTTCGGGGGATGAGAAGTTGAAATCGTCGATTGCAAAATCCTTGGTTGCGCCCAGGTATTCGCCATCAAGAAATAATCGGTCGTTATAGGACAGGCTGATAAATGTGCTCCAACCACCGACAGTGTCTGTGGTCGTCCCATGGATACTTTCATCTTCAAGGCTGTCACTGTTCGTAAGATGAGAGAGGTACGAACCACCACAACTTAAAGATAGTCGGTCTTCCTCGGTATTGGGTATGGATAGCGATAATGAGGCCACCGCGCTGTTGATCCGATCACCGGTATTATTCTCTCGGATAGTTCCTTTGAAAACGCCGATGTTGAGATCCATGATTTCGCTGGCATATCCTGCAACGACTGCCGTGTCGTTGGTTTCTCCGAGGATCAGAGTTCCAGGGTCGGTGATAAAATGACTTTTAAAGCGGCCGAAGGGTAGATATTGACGGCCGATGTTGATATACAGTGAATTGTTGTTGTCTCCCTTCAGTGTGATGATGGCTTCGTCAATGTTGATGGTGTCGTTGTCGTTTGTTTCTTCGTATAGGAAGGTGAGATTCCCGCTAACGTATTGATTTACCTCGGCCTTGGCAATTAACTGGGCGGTGGCTAAGGAAAGATCACTACTACTTGTTGTTTCATTTACATCCTTTTCTCGTGAAGCGATCAACTCGGCTTCCACTAAGCCACTTATTTGTATACTGCTGTTAAGGGCTATAGATTTCTCATTGGTTTCCGCCAAGCGTTCAACTCGATCGGCAAGACTTTGCACAGCATGGTGATGATTTTCATCGGTATTTGCCGATGTCTTTTCTTTAATTATTCTGGTGAAATCAGCTACCTCTTCCTGCTCAATAACTTCTTTTGTCTTTAATAAATCGAGCCTCATCGTGGTCTCCGGAGATAGGGCTGCACTTGGGCGATGTGTTCCCAGGACTATGGAAGCGCTTAGTGCCAAAGCAATGGTCAATGCTTTTTTCATGTCAATACCTATCGTGCGTTGTGAAGTGTTAGTTCTTCTTGCAGCGCCCACACCCTGAACAGCCGCTGGCTCCAGGAATTTCAGCGCGGCAGCGCGTGCAGAAAAGGGAATGGGGCCGGTCCTGGATGTATCCACAGGTAGGGCATTGGTTTAGTTCAAGTTGCGTAGGTTTTAATGCTGCGCCGTTAAATAGATTCAATAGTTTAGTGGTCATGATTCACTCGCTAATTTAGTGTGTTGTTCAGCCAAAAATCGAAAACGAGCAGAGGAACTGAACAGTAATTCTTCAGTAGTGCCCTGATAAATCTTGTAGCTCGTCTATCTCTAGGTAAAAACATTGCTTGAAAGCGTAGTCCTCAAGTCGGGATAGCTGGCTGTGGCTAGTTGTATTTATGGTTAGATCAGGATCTGCGAAAAGATTCCACCGACCAGGAAAGCAGTACACCAGGATCCGCCCCAAACCAGTAAGGCTTCTCGGGTGCCACGTTCCTTGAAAAGTATCATTAATGAGGCGATGCAGGGCACAAATAGGGTGATGACAATTAGCGAAGTCACCGTTTGTATAGGGTTCATTGCAAGCCCAGTCAGTCCTGCTGCGCCAAAATCACGTCTTACCAGCCCCATCACAAAGGCGGTGGCTGCTTCCTTGGGAATCTGCAGCCAGCCCTCGGTAATTGGGATCAGGAGTTTTTGCCAGAGATCAAGTCCGCCTGATACCTGGAGGATGGTAACTAAAAACGAACCTAGGAAAAACCAAGGCCAGGCTTCTTGCATGAAAAAGAAGGAGCGGGTAGCGGTTTTGCGGAAGATATTTTCAGCACGTGGCAATCTCATGGGCGGCAGATCAATAAGCAGTGCGGACGATTTTCCTGGTAGGAGATGGTTTAACAAAGAGCCGAGCATGGTTAAAACAGTGAATATGACCACTGCATAGAGTATAGCCATCTGACTGCCAACTGCGGCCAGCATGCCGGCGATCACCCCGATCTGGGCTGAACAGGGGATGGCAAAGTTAAGAATTACCGTGGCAATGGATTTTTCACGATTGGTCGTCAGAAGCCTGGTGGTTATGGTGCCGAGTTGTACGCAGCCAAAACCCAAAATGATGGGGATAACTGCCCGACCATTAAGTCCAATTGAAGTCATGAGTCGGTCAACCAGTGTGGCCAGGCGAGGCAGGTAGCCGGAATCTTCCATGATGGAGAGAACGGTGTAAAAGCCGAGCACCAATGGCAGCAGCAGGCCCAGCAGGTAAGTGACAGTCATAGTCAGTAATCCGAATTCTCCGATCAGGATTTGGCCCATGATCGATTCCTGGTTTGCATATTGTGAAACCAGCGAACGTACCCAAGGTTCATAATGCCCCTGCATGATCATTTCTTCTGTGATGCCGACAATATCACCGGCCACCCATACTCCGATTACAGTGTACATGGCATAGAGAATAAGGCAGAGAATCGGAATGCCGGAAAGTGGGTTGACTGCGGCGCGTCCTAGCATGTCGCGGAAGCGGAAGTTGTCCTCTGTCGCCTGCAATACATGGTTGATCATGTCATTGACCCGCTTTCGACGTTCAAGGTACAGAGTGTCACGGTTTTGCCCAGGGACAACGCCATGGCGTTCCGCGATAACTGTGTCTCCTTCAAGGATCATCAGGGCTTCTGCCTGTGAACCAACCTTGTTGAGCATGTCATGCAGTTGGTTTTTTAGATCAGTTTGCTGGTGACCTGGGTGAGCTGACAGGATGGTATCTGCAACTTGTTTCAGTCCATGATTGTTGACAGCAGATGTCGGTAGCACATCAATTCCGAGCAAATCATGCAGTAGGTCGATGTCGATTTTTAACCCTGCTCTTTCTATCTCATCATAGAAATTAAGCGCCACAACTACTGGCTTTCCCATGTCGATGATTTGTTGGGTGAGAAAAAGATCCCGTTCCAAATGGGTCGCGTCGATAATGTTTACAATGATATCGGCTTCAAGGATGATGTCGCGGGCAGCCTTTTCTTCGTCATTAAATGAAGAAACTCCGTAGATTCCCGGTGTGTCCAAGATTTGATGCCCCTGCCATTCTCCTATTGCGACTTCTATGGTGGTGCCGGGGTAGTTGGAGACCTCAACGTATAACCCTGTTAAAAATCCGAAAAAAACAGATTTTCCCACGTTCGGATTGCCGGCCAGCACGATTTTCTTAATCTCTCGTGAATGTGTTGGCGCAGTGTGTTGATGGTAACGTGTTGACTGGTCCATGATTATAACCTTCCAGAAACAAAAATAGTATTAGCCACTTCTCTGCCAATCGCGATTTCCTGTCGATTGTGCTTGAGCATGAGGGGACCGAATGGGATTATTTCCAGGCATTTGATCTCGCTCCCTTCACTGATTCCAAAGCGAATAAATTGAGTGCGGACATCTTCGTCCTCAATCCTGACAATGGCCACGGTTTGGCCCTTCTTAATGTTAACCAAGCACATAATAATCTCCTTTTGAAAAAGATATTGAAATTCATTTTCAACTTGTAGATAAAAAAATAGAAGCTAATTACTTATTTGCAATCTTGACAAATGCCATAGATATCAAGGGTGTGGTCGGTAACCATAAACCCATGACGCTGGGCAATGCCGTTCTGAAGAGTTTCGATTTGGTCGTTCACGAATTCAACGATTTTCCCGCACTTGGTGCATATCAGGTGGTCATGATGTTCCTGCTGGTTGGTTGACTCAAAACGGGCATATCCATTTCCGAAGTTTTTGCTCGTTGCAAGGCCTGCTTCGGAGAGAAGTTTAAGTGTTCTGTAGACCGTGGTGAAACCTATGTCAGGGGATGTCTTTTGAACCTTGCGATACAATTCTTCTGAGCTAATATGCCCTTTGTGTTTCAGAAAAGCGTTTACAATCAATTGGCGTTGACCTGTTAAACGCAGATTCTGTTTCGAGAGAAACTCTTCGAATTGATGTAGTGGTTGCTTGATCATGCCGCCTCCTGAGAAGACAATATAGCGAAATTGAAAATCGTTTTCAATAGAAAAGTTCAATATGTTGTCGATTCATTAAATCAGTTTCAATAAGCGGAGTGGAGATGGGGAAGGGAAGGAAAAGCTGATGGGGGAACGGGGAGGTGGAGGGGGGGATAGAAAGCAAAAGAAGATTCCCCACCCTTTTTATTCTCCCCTCTCTTCTTGTGAGTAGGAAATTATCATACACGTGACGGCTTTGCATTGGGTATTTGCTGATTTGTTATGATTCTAGCCACTTTTGTAGGGCGTTGACAATTTTAGTCGCCTGCTCAGGACTTGATATCTTGAATTTGCTCTTCGACTGATACACCCCATCCTTTTTTTGGTAGCGGCGGATAATGTAACGATCAGCGCTATATTCGTTAGTTTTCTTGTCAAGGTCCTGGTAGCGGAAGAGGATGGTGGTCCATGCCCCTTTAGACAGGATCTCCTTGTCCAGTTCCTTTACGACCAGTACCCCGTCTTCTTCATAGTTAACGGTTAAGTCTTCAACATCTGATGCCATGGTGTCTCCTTGTATGTGGTGAGTTGTGAACTCGGTTTTAATCTGATGATGTGATGAACTTGCTCGTCTTTTTATTCCCCAGCCTGTTTGGCCTCCAGCTCTTCCCAGCGTTTGTAGAGTTGAGTTACCTTTTCTTGAGCTTCCTGCAGTTTTTGACAGCAGACGACGAGCTGTTCCTGATCCGACTGAAGGTCCGGGTGACTCACGCGGTCCTGGAACTCTGCCAAAGCCTTTTCGGCCTGGGCAATGGTTTCTTCCATCTTGGCCAATTCCAGTTCCTCGCCTAGCGTCATTTTTTTCTTTTTGGCCGGGGTGGACGCCTTGGCTGATTTGCCCTTCGCTGGTTTGTCTACAGCAGTCTTACCCTGGAGGTCATCAAGCCACTGACGAAAATCCGCATACTGACGACACTTCCCGTTGCCGTCAAAGCCCAGGACAAAATCTGCCAATCGGTCCAGCAGAAAACGGTCGTGGCTAACAAGGACGATGGCGCCAGGGAATTCGGCTAAACCCTCTTCCAATACCTCAAGGGAAGGGATGTCAAGGTCGTTGGTCGGTTCGTCGAGCAGCAGGATGTCCGCCGGTTGCCGCATCAGATTGGCAATCAGAATCCGTGATTGTTCGCCGCCGGAGAGGCGGTTGACGGGCATGTCGAGTTGCTCTGGACGAAAGAGGAAGCGTTTTGCCCAGCCTACGACATGAACCGGCTGTCCTTTGAATAGTACGGTATCGCCGTCCGGGGCCAAAGCCCGACGGAGGGTTTGGTCTTGATTCAGGCCCTGTCGCTTCTGGTCAAAGAGCACGATCTTGATCCCGTCGGCCAGTTTGATTTCGCCCTGATCGGGGAGGGTGTTGCCGGCCAGGATATTGATCAGTGTACTTTTCCCTGAGCCGTTGTTGCCCAGGACCCCGACGCAGAGCTTGGGGGTCATCTGCAGGTCCAGGTTGGAGAATATCTGACGGCCGGCAAAGCTCTTGCCTAATTTATCGGCGGTCAGCAACTTCTTGGTCTTGCGGTCTGTGGCTTCAAAGCCGATGTCGATGGCTCGTCCTTGGGCATTGCGGTGTTTAATGTCTTGGAAGGTGCCTTTCAGGCGTGCGGCATCGTCGATCCGGAATTTGGCCTTGGTGGTTCGGGCCTTGGGGCCGCGAGAGAGCCATTCGACCTCTCTTCGCAGTTTGTTGGCCAGCACCTCTTCCTGTTTGGCTTGGGAGGTGAGCAGTTCTTCCTTGCGGACCAGGAAATCCCTGAGCGAGCCCTCGACCCGGAGATAGCCGCCGGGGTATTGCGGATTGAGTTCTACTATACAGTTGGTGACGGAGTCGAGGAAATAGCGGTCATGGCTAATCAGGACAAAGGCGAAGGCTGAGTTTTTGAGGAGGCCTTCCAGCCAGAGGATGCCATCCATGTCCAGGTGGTTGGTTGGCTCGTCCATCAACAGCAGATCAGGGTTTTGGATCAGAGCCCGACCAATAGCCAGTCGTTTCTGCCAGCCACCTGAGAGGGTGTCAGTGCGCTGGTCCGTGTCTGTAAAACCGCATTTCCCTGCCATGCGTTGGACTGCGGCATAGCGTGCAGTCTCGTCCATTTCGTGGCTGGTTATGGCTGAGAGCAGGCACTGGAGCACGGTCTGTTCCGGGGGGAATTTTTCAGCCTGGGCCAGATAGACCAAGTTGAGTTTTTTGCGGATAAAGAGTTTGCCTTCGTCCAGGGTTTCGAGGTCGGCGAAGATTTTGAGCAGGGTAGATTTGCCTGCCCCGTTGGGACCAATCAGGCCGAGGCGCTCGCCTTCAAAGATGCCGAAGCTGATCCCGGTAAAGAGACGCTGGACGCCAAAGGCCTTACTGATTGATTGACAACTGAGCAGATGTGACATAGAGAGAACCTTGTGATAAAGTGATGTGCTTGGGCTAATGATGCGCTAATGGAGCTTGGTTTGCCGGGAAGCAGTTGCCGGTCTGCGGTTAAAGGAACCATAGGTGGGGCATGATGTCAGGGTGTGGTCACACTTCGTCAACTGTCAACCGCAAAGCGATAACCTGAGCAGTGCCAATCGATGAGTTAAGGTACTCCCCCTTTTAGTCTAAACAACCTCAAGACAATTACCTCTTATGATTAATCCCGCCAGTCATATCAAGAATATTTTTGTTGAACGGGAGATTGTCGATTTGCCCTATACCCAGAAGATTCTTGGTCGGGTAGAAAGTTTACGATTGCCGGTGGCGATTGTTGACACACTTACGATTCCTGGACTGAACCCCAATCAATATCCCGAAAACCTGACAAAGGGCAAACAAAATTTGCTCCTTTGTCGAAATCGAGGTCACTTTTTCAAACCGTGCCCTGGCACTAAAGAGTATCGCTGTTGCGGGTATCAGGTGCTTAATATCGGCATGAATTGCCCTATGGACTGCGTTTATTGCATCCTGCAGGCGTACCTGAATAATCCCTGGTTGAGTAGTTTTGTTAATGTCGAGGATTTGCTTGCTGAAATTGCGCGGACCTTTGCCGCTGAACCGGAACGGCGCTGGCGGATTGGCACTGGCGAGTTTACCGATAGCTTGGCGTTGGATGAGCTGACCGGCCTTAGCCGAGAACTCGTTCCTTTTATTGGCAGGCATCCAAATGCGGTGCTGGAGTTGAAGACCAAGAGTGCGGCCATTGCCAATCTCGAAGGGTTGTCCCATCAGGGTCGGGTTATCGTCGCCTGGTCGTTGAACAGTCCCTCGATTATGCGGGGTGAGGAGTGGCGAACCGCCACTTTGGATGAACGGCTGCAGGCGGCTGCTCAGTGCGCACAATGGGGCTACCGCTTGGCCTTTCATTTCGATCCGATTATTGATCATCCTGGCTGGCGTGAAGGCTATACTGAAACTATTGACTGTCTGTTCCGATCCGTTCCTGCGGACAAGATCGCCTGGATCAGTCTGGGAGCCCTGCGGTTTCTGCCACCGTTGAAA comes from the Desulfobulbaceae bacterium genome and includes:
- a CDS encoding M48 family metalloprotease yields the protein MRKLTRRDLLQAAALSSVGYLAGCAVNPVSGQSQLMLLSEGQEVDIDRQKSPYQFSEDYGVVQDQRLNSYLNETGRRIAAQTHRPRMPYSFRAVNAVYVNAYAFPGGSIALTRGILLKLDNEAQLAALLGHELGHVSARHTAQQMSKGTLIQALSGGVAAVAGGAYTGLGEVASQLGSLGAGALLASYSRDNEREADALGLEYMVRAGYGPEGILGLMDMLNRESKRDPSALELMFSTHPMSRERYDAAKRAIDTRYRQALNLPQFRERYLDNTAKLRGQKVGIEAIERGVSALAKKDLKGAEGHLNEALRLLPDDYAALVVMAKIQLVAKKDSQAVVFAERAKRGYPQEAQGYYVSGLGNLRQKHFDGAYNDFSQHQRLLAGNPNTTFYLGLSAEGMGRRDEAVRHYSSYLQTVKQGEQAQYAYQRLTEWGYVKK
- the dmeF gene encoding CDF family Co(II)/Ni(II) efflux transporter DmeF translates to MHIYNLCKWKHSHDFRIDDGLGERRTKQVILLTVVMMVIEIGAGITFGSMALLADGWHMGTHAVALGITAFAFYYARKHADNPSFSFGTGKVGVLGGYTSAIVLAIVALAMVFESIQRLLTPEPIRFNEAIGVALVGLIVNLLSAHLLQGHHHHHEHEHTTHHDHNLKAAYMHVMADALTSVLAIVALLSGKALGWNWMDPCMGIVGAIVILHWANGLLRDTSVILLDQGLPQKTLTAIRATIEAVDDNRITDFHVWPIGSHHFAAILSIVTHAPKPPDHYRNLLDGFPELEHVTIEINHCRNEPCHDIGSTT
- a CDS encoding c-type cytochrome, with amino-acid sequence MNLRKILTTTVTLFSLITWQQATASDITAYEKADGKNGGLLYDNFLSQGEVSPQFSNSHTIDISAIKDKSDFFRCKQCHGWDRIGSKGYYGGRKATAGKRPNVSSVNLLDAAKNLSPQEIFDKIKSPAQSRQLDYDLAQYDPEKNSQLGDAMPEYGKIFNDREIWDLVKFIKEEGEDYRNYYAMEIKGNYPDAKVKLVEIGKGGDPINGDSIYEKSCASCHGTNGTQISIGGLSAGEYARQKTYEVAHKVKFGQPGSNMAGTPLTTKEMNDLHKALTDTEKYPGMKK
- a CDS encoding LbtU family siderophore porin → MKKALTIALALSASIVLGTHRPSAALSPETTMRLDLLKTKEVIEQEEVADFTRIIKEKTSANTDENHHHAVQSLADRVERLAETNEKSIALNSSIQISGLVEAELIASREKDVNETTSSSDLSLATAQLIAKAEVNQYVSGNLTFLYEETNDNDTINIDEAIITLKGDNNNSLYINIGRQYLPFGRFKSHFITDPGTLILGETNDTAVVAGYASEIMDLNIGVFKGTIRENNTGDRINSAVASLSLSIPNTEEDRLSLSCGGSYLSHLTNSDSLEDESIHGTTTDTVGGWSTFISLSYNDRLFLDGEYLGATKDFAIDDFNFSSPENLRPGAWNIEAAARVLEGTEFALRYGASKEAGSLLAQDEYGAALLYNIFQSTNLTIEYLYQKYSDYSSNNQGTVQVAVEF
- the feoB gene encoding ferrous iron transport protein B, with protein sequence MDQSTRYHQHTAPTHSREIKKIVLAGNPNVGKSVFFGFLTGLYVEVSNYPGTTIEVAIGEWQGHQILDTPGIYGVSSFNDEEKAARDIILEADIIVNIIDATHLERDLFLTQQIIDMGKPVVVALNFYDEIERAGLKIDIDLLHDLLGIDVLPTSAVNNHGLKQVADTILSAHPGHQQTDLKNQLHDMLNKVGSQAEALMILEGDTVIAERHGVVPGQNRDTLYLERRKRVNDMINHVLQATEDNFRFRDMLGRAAVNPLSGIPILCLILYAMYTVIGVWVAGDIVGITEEMIMQGHYEPWVRSLVSQYANQESIMGQILIGEFGLLTMTVTYLLGLLLPLVLGFYTVLSIMEDSGYLPRLATLVDRLMTSIGLNGRAVIPIILGFGCVQLGTITTRLLTTNREKSIATVILNFAIPCSAQIGVIAGMLAAVGSQMAILYAVVIFTVLTMLGSLLNHLLPGKSSALLIDLPPMRLPRAENIFRKTATRSFFFMQEAWPWFFLGSFLVTILQVSGGLDLWQKLLIPITEGWLQIPKEAATAFVMGLVRRDFGAAGLTGLAMNPIQTVTSLIVITLFVPCIASLMILFKERGTREALLVWGGSWCTAFLVGGIFSQILI
- a CDS encoding ferrous iron transport protein A, with product MCLVNIKKGQTVAIVRIEDEDVRTQFIRFGISEGSEIKCLEIIPFGPLMLKHNRQEIAIGREVANTIFVSGRL
- a CDS encoding transcriptional repressor, whose protein sequence is MIKQPLHQFEEFLSKQNLRLTGQRQLIVNAFLKHKGHISSEELYRKVQKTSPDIGFTTVYRTLKLLSEAGLATSKNFGNGYARFESTNQQEHHDHLICTKCGKIVEFVNDQIETLQNGIAQRHGFMVTDHTLDIYGICQDCK
- a CDS encoding ABC-F family ATP-binding cassette domain-containing protein, which produces MSHLLSCQSISKAFGVQRLFTGISFGIFEGERLGLIGPNGAGKSTLLKIFADLETLDEGKLFIRKKLNLVYLAQAEKFPPEQTVLQCLLSAITSHEMDETARYAAVQRMAGKCGFTDTDQRTDTLSGGWQKRLAIGRALIQNPDLLLMDEPTNHLDMDGILWLEGLLKNSAFAFVLISHDRYFLDSVTNCIVELNPQYPGGYLRVEGSLRDFLVRKEELLTSQAKQEEVLANKLRREVEWLSRGPKARTTKAKFRIDDAARLKGTFQDIKHRNAQGRAIDIGFEATDRKTKKLLTADKLGKSFAGRQIFSNLDLQMTPKLCVGVLGNNGSGKSTLINILAGNTLPDQGEIKLADGIKIVLFDQKRQGLNQDQTLRRALAPDGDTVLFKGQPVHVVGWAKRFLFRPEQLDMPVNRLSGGEQSRILIANLMRQPADILLLDEPTNDLDIPSLEVLEEGLAEFPGAIVLVSHDRFLLDRLADFVLGFDGNGKCRQYADFRQWLDDLQGKTAVDKPAKGKSAKASTPAKKKKMTLGEELELAKMEETIAQAEKALAEFQDRVSHPDLQSDQEQLVVCCQKLQEAQEKVTQLYKRWEELEAKQAGE
- a CDS encoding DNA photolyase; the protein is MINPASHIKNIFVEREIVDLPYTQKILGRVESLRLPVAIVDTLTIPGLNPNQYPENLTKGKQNLLLCRNRGHFFKPCPGTKEYRCCGYQVLNIGMNCPMDCVYCILQAYLNNPWLSSFVNVEDLLAEIARTFAAEPERRWRIGTGEFTDSLALDELTGLSRELVPFIGRHPNAVLELKTKSAAIANLEGLSHQGRVIVAWSLNSPSIMRGEEWRTATLDERLQAAAQCAQWGYRLAFHFDPIIDHPGWREGYTETIDCLFRSVPADKIAWISLGALRFLPPLKQISARRFPKSRFMFEEFVPGLDGKQRYFRARRVELYRHLFKELKGRVYSKTCIYLCMESDEIWEEVFGFVPDDFGGLAAMLEGSVL